The proteins below are encoded in one region of Triticum aestivum cultivar Chinese Spring chromosome 1B, IWGSC CS RefSeq v2.1, whole genome shotgun sequence:
- the LOC123095536 gene encoding transcription initiation factor IIB-like: protein MYTSTCSAADERVYCPECRRATEVVLDHGTGDTICTECALVLDAHYIDEGSEWRNFADDGGGEDRDPSRVGASGDPFLAAKLSTVIDSYYKPKKSSATGVAANAPPRMSVPDAEAASDKTLVDGFRGIADMADRLGLVATIRDLAKETFKKLDEAKGCPRGRKRDSVYAACLYIACRNLGMPRTYKELASVTAGGVAAKKDVGKMATHIKKLLGEEDGQVMDIGVVSASDYLRRFCSRLGLGNQEVRDAQEAVRRVEEGLDVRRNPESVAAAIIYMVVQRAGASRSAKDVSVATGVAEGTIKEAHKDLAPHAQMLFG, encoded by the coding sequence atGTACACCAGCACCTGCTCTGCGGCGGACGAGCGCGTGTACTGCCCGGAGTGCCGCCGCGCGACGGAGGTTGTCCTGGACCACGGCACCGGCGACACCATCTGCACAGAGTGTGCGCTCGTCCTCGACGCGCACTACATCGACGAGGGTTCCGAGTGGCGCAACTTcgccgacgacggcggcggcgaggaccgCGACCCCAGCCGCGTCGGCGCCTCCGGCGACCCCTTCCTCGCCGCCAAGCTCTCCACCGTCATCGACTCCTACTACAAGCCCAAAAAGTCCTCCGCCACCGGCGTGGCGGCCAACGCCCCTCCGAGGATGTCGGTGCCGGACGCGGAGGCGGCCTCCGATAAGACCCTCGTCGACGGCTTCCGCGGCATCGCCGACATGGCCGACCGGCTCGGCCTCGTGGCCACCATCCGGGACCTGGCCAAGGAGACGTTCAAGAAGCTGGACGAGGCCAAGGGCTGCCCGCGCGGCCGGAAGCGGGACTCCGTCTACGCCGCCTGCCTCTACATCGCCTGCCGCAACCTCGGCATGCCGCGCACGTACAAGGAGCTCGCCTCCGTCACCGCCGGCGGCGTGGCTGCCAAGAAGGACGTCGGCAAGATGGCGACGCACATCAAGAAGCTCCTCGGGGAGGAGGACGGCCAGGTGATGGACATCGGCGTCGTGAGCGCCTCCGACTACCTGCGCCGCTTCTGCTCCCGGCTCGGCCTGGGCAACCAGGAGGTGCGCGACGCGCAGGAGGCCGTGCGGAGGGTCGAGGAAGGGCTCGACGTGCGCCGCAACCCGGAGTCGGTCGCCGCCGCCATCATCTACATGGTCGTGCAGCGTGCCGGCGCCAGCAGGTCCGCCAAGGACGTGTCCGTCGCCACCGGCGTTGCCGAGGGCACCATCAAGGAGGCGCACAAGGACCTCGCCCCGCACGCCCAGATGCTCTTCGGCTGA